The Streptococcus downei MFe28 DNA window GCTGGCAGATTGTTGAAGCCAGAGACAATCTTTAATTAGTGATAACTTTTTATCTTGAATTCCAAAAGCTCCCGTTAGCAAGTTCTAACAGGAGCTTTTGTGTTGGCGGACTAGTCGCTTAAAGGGAGCTCTATAGAGGTTGCCGTTAGGGAGTAAGACAGAAGGAGAGCGGGACGACAAAATCGACTGTCTGTCCTGCTCTCTTCATCACCTCACACCTTTTTATTTTAAGGTGTCGGCTAAGACAGTCCATCGGACTGTCTTGCTACCCCAGCAAGGGTGACTAGCTGTCTGCTGTGCCACATCTAGCGCAAAAATAGCAGACAGCTACTGTGACATCAGTCACTTTGTGACTTGATGTCATTCTCCTTGCCTTGGCTAATTTTGATTTTTATGAGTATTAGATTTAGGTAGAAGACTGGCAGCAAAAGTGCTGATGAGGGGGCCGAGAAGGCTCAAGAGCCAACCTGATTGACTGGCTGTCTTGGGTAATTGACTTTGAGTGGTCTGAGCGTTCTTTGAGCTGGTTGGTTGATTTTGGAGAGCCTGATCATTCTCGGTCACCATTTGTAGGATGGCTTGCCTTTGTTCAAGAGATAGGCTAGCCTGGCTGGAGACCTCTTGCCCTTTGACTTCTTGGCTCTTAGGGTTAAGATCCTGGGCCTGATTGATTTGGTCGCTGTAAATGTATTTGAAGTCACCAAAGCCCTTGTTGCTAGGGTCGCTGGCAACGAACTGAATACTTGAGCGGTCGCACAGAAGGTCTTTAGCCCGTTCGGCCGTGCGGAAGTGGATATCGAGCCCTTTGATAGCATCCGTAAAGCCCCAATTCTGGTCAGCGGTAGGGTTGATGGTCTTGACAGCTGTAATATAGTTGATAAGGACTTGGTGATTTTCCAAATTGAGCAGGCGATTTTCGCTAGCATTTCTGACACCTGGGAAGTTGCCACTGGCCCTATAATTATTGGTGACCACCATAAATTCTTGGTCATCGCTAATCGGTTTTCCTTGGTAGGTTAGGTCTTGGACGCGGTGGGCGTCAGGATTGACCAAATTGCCATCACGGTCGTATTTATTGGGCTGGGTGACATCGTATTTGTAGTTGATGCCGTCAATGACATCGAAATTGTAGGTGCGGTAGTCGGTGTTAATTAGGTCTTGAGCTTGGGGCTTGTTAGGGTCAATCTGATTAAATTGACCAGCGGACATTTCCAGCCATTCTCGCAAATCCTTACCGGTCACTTTAAGAAGGGCTGTGACGTTATCGTAGAGATAGAGGTCAGCAACATTCTTAATGGCTAGAGGACCTGCAGGAATATCGGTGTAGGCAGAAGCGTCATTACGAGACCCAGCCTTAAAAGGTGCGGCAGCTGACAGTAGGGGCAGGTTAGCCTCAGGAGTTCCGGTTAATTGATCTTTAACATACCAGATTTGGGCATTATTGACGATTTGAATCGAAGGGTCGTCTTGGACGAGGGCGAAATAGCTATTGATTGGAGCTGTCGTCTGTCCCACTTCTTGGCGAACATAGCTAATGGTTCCTTGGTGGGCCTGCTCAGCGAGTTTGAGGATGTTGGGGTCTGCTGAATTAGAGTTCTCATCAACCTTTCGGATTTCAGTATGGCTTTGGTCTACCTTCCACTTACCGCCTTGGTAGAGGAGGTTAAGTTGGATGACACCCAGGTGGTCACCGTATTTTCCACCCATAGTGACGGGGATACCATTGATTTTGCCGTTAATGCCGTCAACCCCGGGGATTTTCTCATAAACACCTGCCCCATTTCCAGAAGGAAATTCGGCGTGGGAGTGGCCTGTTACAACGGCATCAATGCCCTTGGCGCTGGCGATTTGGTAGCCAACATTTTCTTCACCTTGAAGATAGTCGTTATCACCGATGCCTGAGTGGGACATGACAATAACCAGGTCAGCACCCTTGGAACGCATTTCCGGAGCGATAGCTTCAACCGCCTGAAGGGCATCAATGGTCTTGACCTTTCCTTCCAGATTGGCCTTGTCCCAGTTCATGATTTGGGGAGGGACGATACCGGTGATACCGATATTGACCCTTACCTGCCGCCCGTTGGTATCGGTAAAGGTTTTGGGAATAATGATATAGGGATTAAAATAATGTTGGCCTGTCTTGGCATCAAGAACATTGGCATTGACAATAGGAAGATCTGCTGAGCTAATCACCTGGTTGAGATAGTCTAGGCCATAGTTAAATTCATGGTTACCTAGGGATGCAGCGTCATAGTGGAGGTTTGTGAAGGCCTTATACATAGGGTGCTGATCACCTTTTTTGACAGAATTTATCAGGGCTTCATAGGTGCCGAGAGGGGTCCCTTGGATAGTGTCCCCATTATCAACGAGGACAGCGTTGGGATTCTCTTTTTCTGCCTGGTTAATCAAGAGAGCGGTTTTGGCCAGGCCGATATTTTGGGCAGCCTTGTCCTGGTAGTAGTCGTAGTTGACCAGGTTGGTGTGCAGGTCAGTAGTTGATAGAATTTGCAGATCAACCTTTTCCCCTTTAATCGGCTTAGTGTCAGCAGGCTCGGCTTGAGCGACGGTCTTTGGAGCCTTGGTTTGAGTGATAGGCTGGTTTGGCTGGTTTGAATCTTGTTCAGATGAGGTGCTTGGACCTTGATTGCAGGTCTCTTGCTTGCTACTAGGGGCTGGATTGCTGGTAGGTGTTTGCTGGTCGCTAGTAGCTGGCTCAGTTGAAGTGGCTTGCTGCTCAGTGTCTTGGCTTAAGACGGCCTGGTTTTGGGCAGGGTCCTGACTGTAATCTTGGGCCACTTGCTCATCAGCCTTGACTTTGTTGGCAAGCAAGCCAGCTCTGACTAGAGATAGCAGTAGGGCACTCTTTCGGAAATAGTATTGGGAGATAGAAAACTCCTTGTGAAAATTCTAATTTTTATAGACCCCTTCAAGGGGATGACTAATTAATTGGAAAAATTGCTGTCACATTTCAAAGACCCTTGAACGTTCGTCTATAAAAGTTTTTAACTGCTATTATACACGGAAAACAAGCCAAAACAAGTGGTTTTTCCGAACTTTATTCCTTGAAACGCCAATTTCTAACGTATAACAGTTCCTTTTAATTCTCTGAAGCCAACCTTCAATGGAGTCAGGCCAATACTAGGAATTCCCCGACTAGAGATGCTTGGCAGTTTGGTCTTATTTTATTTTATCCGCTCTAAGCCCCAAAATTCAAGCGATTTTGGGCTTTTTCGTCTTTTATGATATAATAAGGGATAATTTAGAACATTTGGAGACCGAGTTGAAAAAGACCTATCGCGTAAAGCGGAATCAAGATTTTCAAGTTATTTTTGGCCAGGGTAAAAGTGTTGCCAACCGAAAATTTGTTGTTTACAGTTTGGAAAAGTCGCAAAAACATTTCCGTGTCGGTCTATCCGTCAGTAAAAAACTGGGAAATGCGGTAGTCCGCAATCGGATTAAGCGCAAACTGCGTCATGTCTTAATGGAGTTGGCTCCTTTTCTGACCACGCATGACTTCGTTGTCATTGCTAGAAAGGGTGTCGAAGAGCTCAACTACCAGGAGGTTAAGCAGAATCTGCGTCACGTACTCAGTTTGGCTGGCCTCTACGAGAAATAAGGGCTTGGGGAAAATGCTTAGGTTTAATGGCTTAACACTCTTCAAAAATCAAAACTATCCCACGGATAAAGTCACTCTAAGATTTCTCATTAGAGTGACTACGAAAACTACGATTGTAGTTTTCTATATCCCTGGCTAACCCTGTATAAACTGTGGCAACGACAGTTTGTACCTCGTGTCGCATCGTTAACTACTTACTGAGGAAAGCGTATCTTTCCCTATTTCCAACCTCAAAAGGTCTCCCAGACCTTTTGAGCTGTCTGCAGTTCGTGCGATGCGGAGCAAAGTTGGTCGATTTCACCAACTTTGTGAGGTTAGTAAGGGAGCTAGGCAATCGCTATAGAGATTGCCGTTTGGAAGTAAGGCAGAAGGGCTTTGACAGCTGTCAAAACCTTCGTCGTCTTACCCCAGCAAGGGTGACTAGCTGTCTGCTGTGCCACAAGGTGGCGCAAAGATAGCAGACACCTACTGCGACATCAGTCACTTTAGTGACTTGATGTCATTGCTCCTTGCCTTAGCTAGATTGATTTTTATTGAGTAGGAGTTCCCTCCAGCCCTTATGTCAGTCTCTGAAAGTATTGAATTGATAAAAAAACGGTGAGGTTAGGGTCTTTCTTTTAACCTCTGACTAGTGTGATGCCTGAAAGGATAATTTTGTGAAGAAAAAAATTAGATTAAGTTCCCTAGCTCTAGGGGCTTTGGTTCTCTTATCTGCCTGTGGCCGTGGCCCTGTGACTAGCTCATCAACAGGTTGGGATCAGTTGGTTTATGGCTTTGGTCGTGCCATTCAATGGCTTTCCTTTGGTGGCTCAGTCGGGATTGGGATTATTCTCATTACCCTGATTGTTCGACTGGCTTTGGTGCCACTTTATAACCGACAAATGAAGTCCAGCCGAGAAATGCAAGAGTTGCAGCCTGAGCTCAAGCGCATTCAGAAAGAGTATGCGGATGACCGCAATCTCCAGTATGCTAAAACACAGGAGCTCTATAAGGAAAATGGTGTTAACCAGTGGGCAGCCTTTTTGCCCATCCTGATTCAATTGCCGGTCATGATGGCCCTCTATCAAGCCTTGATTCGGGTTCCAGCCCTCAGCCAGGGAAACTTTTTGATTTGGAATCTAGGCAAAAATGATGGCACCTTTATCCTGCCAATTTTAGCAGCCTTCTTTACTTTCTTGTCCATGTGGCTTAGCAATAAGGCAACCAAGGAAAAGAACGCCTTTATGACAGCGACTAGCATCATTATGCCCCTCTTTATCTTCTGGATTGGGACCCGCTTTACGAGTGGTATTGCCCTTTACTGGGCGATTGGGAATGCCTTCCAGGTCGCCCAAGTCCTGATTTTCCACAATCCTTTTAAGATTATTGCTGAACGCGAACGCAAGGAGGCCTTGGAAAAGGAAAGGGCGGCCAAGATTCGTAAGGCTAAGAAAAAGGCTCATAAGAAACGTAAGTAAACGCAACAGAAAAAAAGAACACAGGATTCTAAGAAAGAAAAATAAGAATAGCTTTTAAAGGAAACCTAGTCTACCTCGGTCCTTGATTGGAGAGGTGTTTAGCTGTTAGCCAAGGAGTATAGATATTATGGTAATATTCACAGGTGATACTGTTGAAGAAGCAATTCAAACAGGGCTCAGTGATTTAGGGATTACACGGACCAAGGCCTCAATTAGGGTGCTGTCGCGTGGCAAGAAGGGCTTTTTGGGCTTCGGTAAGAAGCCAGCCCAGGTAGATCTCGAAATCATTAGTCGGACAACCGTTTCCCAAGCCGATCAAGAGATTGTCAGAAGTTTACCGCAGGCCCTGAGCAAGCGAGAAGCTTCGGAGGAGGCCCTCAAGCAAGAGGCGGCCGAGTCCCGTAAGGTAACCAGCATTATTAACTATTTGGAAAAACGTGGTCGAATCGTTAATGATAATGTTAAATCAGAAATGTTGGATGCTAGACGGTCCATCACTTCCGTACTCAGCGACCTACTGCCCGATGAAATCGTTGAGGAGTATCGTCGCAAGAAGGAAGAGTTGGATAAGGAAGGGCTGGATTGGGAAGATGAGCTAGAAGAAGATGCCATCGAGTCTGATGTGGAATCTAGCCAGGCTGACCAGACTGTCCAAGAAAGGGCGACTGCACCTGTGGAAGTCGCTTCAGCTGACCAAGAGGATTCCGCCCAAGCTAGCCATGAAGCATCAGAATCCGAGGCCTCTCAGACCCCTTCCCCTAGTGAGCAGCAAAATGCTGAATCAAGGGATCATAAGGATATTGAAGAGGCAACAGGCTCTGTAACAGCCTACCTAGAATCAATTATCTACGAGATGGATGTGGAGGCTAGTCTGCAAGCTAGCCATACCAGCCGTCAGATTACCATTCAGATTGAAACGCCAGAAGCAGGCAGAGTGATTGGCTACCATGGCAAGGTCCTCAAATCTCTTCAAGTGTTGGCTCAAAATTATCTCCATGACCATTATTCTCGCTCCTTGTCGGTCACTGTCAATGTCCATGATTATGTGGAACGTCGCACCGAAA harbors:
- a CDS encoding bifunctional 2',3'-cyclic-nucleotide 2'-phosphodiesterase/3'-nucleotidase, giving the protein MSQYYFRKSALLLSLVRAGLLANKVKADEQVAQDYSQDPAQNQAVLSQDTEQQATSTEPATSDQQTPTSNPAPSSKQETCNQGPSTSSEQDSNQPNQPITQTKAPKTVAQAEPADTKPIKGEKVDLQILSTTDLHTNLVNYDYYQDKAAQNIGLAKTALLINQAEKENPNAVLVDNGDTIQGTPLGTYEALINSVKKGDQHPMYKAFTNLHYDAASLGNHEFNYGLDYLNQVISSADLPIVNANVLDAKTGQHYFNPYIIIPKTFTDTNGRQVRVNIGITGIVPPQIMNWDKANLEGKVKTIDALQAVEAIAPEMRSKGADLVIVMSHSGIGDNDYLQGEENVGYQIASAKGIDAVVTGHSHAEFPSGNGAGVYEKIPGVDGINGKINGIPVTMGGKYGDHLGVIQLNLLYQGGKWKVDQSHTEIRKVDENSNSADPNILKLAEQAHQGTISYVRQEVGQTTAPINSYFALVQDDPSIQIVNNAQIWYVKDQLTGTPEANLPLLSAAAPFKAGSRNDASAYTDIPAGPLAIKNVADLYLYDNVTALLKVTGKDLREWLEMSAGQFNQIDPNKPQAQDLINTDYRTYNFDVIDGINYKYDVTQPNKYDRDGNLVNPDAHRVQDLTYQGKPISDDQEFMVVTNNYRASGNFPGVRNASENRLLNLENHQVLINYITAVKTINPTADQNWGFTDAIKGLDIHFRTAERAKDLLCDRSSIQFVASDPSNKGFGDFKYIYSDQINQAQDLNPKSQEVKGQEVSSQASLSLEQRQAILQMVTENDQALQNQPTSSKNAQTTQSQLPKTASQSGWLLSLLGPLISTFAASLLPKSNTHKNQN
- a CDS encoding YidC/Oxa1 family membrane protein insertase, with translation MKKKIRLSSLALGALVLLSACGRGPVTSSSTGWDQLVYGFGRAIQWLSFGGSVGIGIILITLIVRLALVPLYNRQMKSSREMQELQPELKRIQKEYADDRNLQYAKTQELYKENGVNQWAAFLPILIQLPVMMALYQALIRVPALSQGNFLIWNLGKNDGTFILPILAAFFTFLSMWLSNKATKEKNAFMTATSIIMPLFIFWIGTRFTSGIALYWAIGNAFQVAQVLIFHNPFKIIAERERKEALEKERAAKIRKAKKKAHKKRK
- the jag gene encoding RNA-binding cell elongation regulator Jag/EloR, with amino-acid sequence MVIFTGDTVEEAIQTGLSDLGITRTKASIRVLSRGKKGFLGFGKKPAQVDLEIISRTTVSQADQEIVRSLPQALSKREASEEALKQEAAESRKVTSIINYLEKRGRIVNDNVKSEMLDARRSITSVLSDLLPDEIVEEYRRKKEELDKEGLDWEDELEEDAIESDVESSQADQTVQERATAPVEVASADQEDSAQASHEASESEASQTPSPSEQQNAESRDHKDIEEATGSVTAYLESIIYEMDVEASLQASHTSRQITIQIETPEAGRVIGYHGKVLKSLQVLAQNYLHDHYSRSLSVTVNVHDYVERRTETLINFTHKIAERVLDSHQPYRMDSMSNDERKVIHKTIAKISGVDSYSEGQDPKRYVVVVPSQHE
- the rnpA gene encoding ribonuclease P protein component, with product MKKTYRVKRNQDFQVIFGQGKSVANRKFVVYSLEKSQKHFRVGLSVSKKLGNAVVRNRIKRKLRHVLMELAPFLTTHDFVVIARKGVEELNYQEVKQNLRHVLSLAGLYEK